From the genome of Thermogemmatispora onikobensis, one region includes:
- a CDS encoding class I SAM-dependent methyltransferase — protein MATSDHPAPSSEPAAQSQYTIDAEDAAETSRLMMQDQLLTQAMGGLLPEFTAEELSGVRRVLDIGCGPGGWALSLAAAYPSMEIVGFDISETMIRYAFAQARVRGLANVSFEVMDARQPLAFHDASFDLINARWIFAFMDQESWRSLIAECWRLLRPGGLLRLSEPELTVTNSPAFQQMMGHLYTALARMKRTFSVDGRTSGVPYILGKLLLEAGFGAIRKVPYVVDGSYGSDMYAISVKDAEVAFALTKPFLLRFASLSEAEFDDLYERMLVEMLSEDHVGLCYALTVCGRKPS, from the coding sequence ATGGCTACCTCTGATCACCCTGCCCCCTCTTCCGAGCCTGCTGCCCAGAGCCAGTATACGATCGATGCTGAGGATGCCGCCGAAACGTCGCGTCTGATGATGCAGGACCAGCTGCTGACGCAGGCGATGGGCGGCCTGCTGCCGGAATTCACGGCGGAGGAACTCAGCGGTGTGCGCCGGGTCCTTGATATCGGCTGTGGCCCCGGTGGCTGGGCACTCTCCCTGGCGGCAGCCTATCCCTCGATGGAGATCGTCGGCTTCGACATCAGTGAGACGATGATCCGCTACGCCTTCGCTCAGGCCCGCGTGCGCGGCCTGGCCAACGTCTCCTTCGAAGTGATGGATGCCCGCCAGCCCCTGGCCTTTCACGATGCCTCGTTTGATTTGATCAATGCCCGCTGGATCTTCGCCTTTATGGATCAGGAGAGCTGGCGGTCGCTGATCGCTGAGTGCTGGCGCCTGCTGCGCCCCGGCGGCCTGCTACGCCTCTCAGAGCCTGAATTGACAGTGACCAATAGCCCTGCCTTTCAGCAGATGATGGGCCATCTCTACACGGCCCTGGCCCGTATGAAGCGCACCTTTTCGGTCGATGGTCGCACCAGCGGCGTCCCCTATATCCTCGGTAAGCTCCTGCTAGAGGCCGGCTTTGGGGCCATCCGCAAGGTGCCCTATGTGGTCGATGGCTCTTATGGCAGCGACATGTACGCTATCAGCGTCAAAGATGCGGAAGTGGCCTTCGCCTTGACAAAGCCCTTCTTGCTGCGCTTCGCCTCGCTGAGCGAGGCCGAGTTTGATGACCTCTATGAGCGGATGCTGGTGGAGATGCTCAGCGAGGACCACGTCGGCCTCTGCTATGCCTTGACCGTCTGCGGGCGCAAACCCAGCTAG
- a CDS encoding helix-turn-helix domain-containing protein, whose product MYRLRVKEVLEAKGISPSWIIRHTRLARSMVRRMVQDPTYMPPITAVAEVAKVLGVRIEDLIEEIPDPPPPFARKDQQEEEEQG is encoded by the coding sequence ATGTATCGCCTTCGAGTTAAAGAGGTTCTTGAGGCGAAAGGGATTTCTCCTAGCTGGATTATTCGCCATACGCGATTGGCTCGATCAATGGTTAGGCGCATGGTGCAAGATCCAACCTATATGCCACCTATCACGGCAGTAGCAGAGGTCGCTAAAGTACTGGGAGTAAGAATAGAGGATCTGATTGAAGAGATTCCTGATCCGCCGCCGCCATTCGCGCGTAAGGACCAACAGGAGGAAGAAGAGCAAGGATAG
- a CDS encoding helix-turn-helix domain-containing protein, translated as MYRLRVKEVIKELGVTQSWLARNTKINESMIRRMVHDPNYMPSAATLAQVAKALHIPMEELLEELPDPPPPIPARERYGKNRSSK; from the coding sequence ATGTATCGACTTAGAGTGAAAGAGGTTATTAAGGAGCTAGGAGTTACTCAGAGCTGGCTGGCACGCAATACCAAGATTAACGAGTCTATGATTAGAAGAATGGTGCATGATCCCAACTATATGCCTTCAGCAGCGACTCTAGCCCAAGTAGCCAAGGCTCTGCATATTCCAATGGAGGAGCTACTAGAGGAGCTTCCTGATCCTCCCCCCCCCATTCCTGCAAGGGAGCGCTACGGAAAAAATCGATCGAGCAAATGA
- a CDS encoding ABC transporter ATP-binding protein translates to MQTIITSESQLSQPGRARAEAVIEVEGLVKRYKKAQRNAVDDVSFSVPAGSLFALLGPNGAGKTTVISILTTTLSPTAGRVRIAGYDLEQEAAHIRRQIGIVFQKPSLDQNLSAEENVRLHVALYGLYPYRPAFRLMPAAYRQQVEALAELLDISESLFKPVKTFSGGMKRKLEILRGLLHQPAVLFLDEPTTGLDPESRHSLWDYLRRVRATGRTTIFLTTHYLEEVEEADAVCIMSHGKIVAAGTPSQLKASLTQARLLLDAPERARLRQELQQLGIPFVEAGTAFELPIGGPEVQRLFKRLETPLSLVQTHAPSLEEAYLQIIGRQTLDSEEEERA, encoded by the coding sequence ATGCAAACCATCATCACCAGCGAGAGCCAGCTCAGCCAGCCGGGACGCGCCAGAGCGGAGGCCGTCATCGAGGTTGAGGGCCTGGTCAAGCGCTACAAAAAAGCCCAGCGCAACGCCGTCGACGACGTCAGCTTCAGCGTGCCCGCCGGCAGCCTCTTCGCCCTGCTCGGGCCTAACGGGGCCGGCAAGACCACCGTCATCTCCATCCTGACCACCACCCTCAGCCCGACTGCGGGCCGTGTGCGCATCGCCGGCTACGACCTGGAGCAAGAGGCCGCCCACATCCGGCGCCAGATCGGCATCGTTTTCCAGAAACCAAGCCTGGACCAGAACCTGAGCGCCGAAGAGAACGTCCGCCTGCACGTCGCCCTCTACGGCCTCTACCCCTATCGCCCGGCTTTTCGCCTCATGCCCGCCGCCTACCGCCAGCAGGTCGAGGCCCTGGCCGAGCTGCTCGACATCAGCGAGAGCCTTTTCAAGCCCGTCAAGACCTTCTCCGGCGGCATGAAGCGCAAGCTAGAGATCCTGCGCGGTCTGCTGCACCAGCCCGCCGTTCTCTTCCTCGACGAACCAACGACCGGGCTGGACCCCGAGAGCCGACATAGCCTCTGGGACTACCTGCGGCGCGTGCGGGCCACCGGGCGCACAACCATCTTTCTGACCACCCACTACCTCGAAGAAGTCGAAGAGGCCGATGCAGTCTGCATCATGAGCCACGGCAAAATCGTGGCCGCGGGCACGCCATCCCAGCTCAAGGCCAGCCTGACGCAGGCCCGCCTCCTGCTGGATGCACCCGAGCGCGCCCGCCTGCGCCAGGAGCTGCAGCAGCTCGGGATTCCCTTTGTCGAGGCCGGGACCGCCTTCGAGCTGCCCATCGGTGGCCCCGAGGTCCAGCGCCTGTTTAAGCGCCTGGAGACGCCTCTCAGCCTGGTGCAGACACACGCCCCCAGCCTGGAGGAAGCCTACTTACAGATCATCGGTCGGCAAACTCTGGACAGTGAGGAGGAAGAAAGAGCATGA
- a CDS encoding secondary thiamine-phosphate synthase enzyme YjbQ — MAEMKILAIETRDKDQIIDITDTVARYLHDVQQESGLCTIFVPHTTCAVTAMDLDPGTDLDFLEALRRLLPSIRYRHPHDPAHAPDHILATLIGPSLVVPYAQRRLLLGTWQRLVLVELDGPRRRTLHLTCFG, encoded by the coding sequence ATGGCTGAGATGAAGATTCTGGCTATTGAAACTCGCGACAAGGATCAGATCATCGATATTACCGATACAGTGGCGCGCTACCTCCACGATGTCCAGCAAGAGAGCGGCCTGTGTACGATCTTTGTGCCGCATACGACCTGTGCCGTGACGGCGATGGATCTCGACCCGGGCACCGATCTCGATTTCCTCGAGGCCCTGCGTCGCCTGCTACCGTCGATCCGCTATCGCCATCCACATGATCCAGCCCATGCGCCCGATCACATTCTGGCGACGCTCATCGGGCCATCGCTGGTGGTGCCCTATGCTCAGCGCCGCCTGTTGCTGGGTACCTGGCAGCGCCTCGTGTTGGTCGAGCTGGATGGGCCACGGCGCCGCACCCTGCACCTGACCTGCTTCGGCTGA
- a CDS encoding ABC transporter permease, protein MTTLSPQSSSRQSVALATEASQHEELLRRILEPQSAQRPLNRTWNAIVTIAAREIMRYRRDRAFLLFSLIMPILLVLGLEGPLQSNFGQAAGYSLVTFAITGILAMTLYEHTLQGILSLLEDRESDFTQELLIAPVSRYALIVGKILGASVVALAQGLLVLLLGIFFFQFPVSPTGLLLLLPVALLTCFSGGALGLLLLSLFNSQRSANQAIPLLLFPQFFLAGIFIPMRNLPWYLDLLSKITPLRYSVDLLRNVVYSGQPEYAKVVLEGPAINLAVVCVLTLLCLVAGTILFVRSERER, encoded by the coding sequence ATGACAACGCTTTCCCCCCAGTCGTCTTCCAGGCAGAGCGTGGCTCTGGCCACGGAAGCCAGCCAACACGAGGAGCTGCTGCGCCGCATCCTGGAGCCGCAGTCGGCCCAGCGCCCCCTAAACCGCACCTGGAACGCCATCGTGACCATCGCCGCCCGCGAGATCATGCGCTACCGGCGGGACAGGGCTTTTCTCCTCTTCTCGCTCATCATGCCCATCCTGCTCGTTCTGGGCCTGGAGGGACCGCTGCAGAGCAACTTTGGTCAGGCCGCCGGCTACAGCCTGGTGACCTTCGCCATCACCGGGATACTGGCCATGACCCTCTATGAGCATACCCTCCAGGGCATCCTCTCCTTGCTGGAGGACCGCGAGAGCGACTTCACGCAGGAGCTACTGATTGCCCCCGTCTCACGCTACGCCCTGATCGTTGGCAAGATCCTGGGGGCCTCGGTGGTTGCCCTGGCCCAGGGCTTGCTGGTTTTGCTCCTGGGCATCTTCTTCTTTCAGTTCCCGGTCTCGCCCACGGGTCTGCTCCTGCTCCTGCCCGTGGCGCTGCTCACCTGCTTCTCAGGCGGAGCCTTAGGCCTCCTCCTGCTCTCGCTCTTCAACAGCCAGCGCAGCGCCAACCAGGCCATTCCCCTGCTCCTCTTCCCCCAGTTCTTCCTGGCGGGCATCTTCATCCCCATGCGGAACCTGCCCTGGTACCTGGACCTGCTTTCGAAGATCACCCCGCTGCGCTACTCCGTCGACTTGCTACGCAACGTCGTCTACAGCGGCCAGCCCGAGTACGCCAAAGTCGTCCTGGAGGGGCCAGCCATCAACCTGGCGGTCGTCTGCGTCCTGACCCTGCTCTGTCTGGTCGCGGGCACCATCCTCTTTGTCCGCAGCGAGCGCGAACGCTAG
- a CDS encoding LuxR C-terminal-related transcriptional regulator, whose product MHCGESPTPTQTASEIEIVWLPKQEDYALRLKPDNRLRPLPRQQEEWRTWLERQSAFTFKGQCGRLIVRRETRKGRPIYWYAFRHCLHRTFKQYVGKTEAITLERLEEVAGQLEQACLRLHEYMRARHEQRLREAGEPLLLAKLRPPTLSGDLIRREALLALLDRGGERRLILLCAPAGSGKTSLIRQWLAHRQEEAGAAGASPVAWLTLDAADNDATRFWRYLVSACAPWLTPEESQRLTPGPSSALAASLVGLAPVGVAASAISEPLTSQLISLLNLLNEREARGLLILDNYHLINTEAIHQVLALLLDHLPPGLCLVLLTREEPPLPLASLRAAGALLELRGPELRLSQAESAAFLRPYGLSTEQLEQIDQLIAGWPAGLRLLSLLLESAHLAGERDGRPLAPLAPAALERLLSDFRGSQRPLFDYFSSEVLQGLPLHLQDFLLRTCWLQTLQPELCRAVSGYQESATLLEELERSDLFIELLDPESRTYRYYPLFAEALQHEARRRLPPDEVRVIYYQASRWYADHDQFNEAIELALQAGISQWAADLIERLTVPLRLRLQQDDQSLQRLRRWLAALPEAITWSRPQLCILSVLSILATLFEERRSQRRERHLSSAEEARISALLKRAEELWRESNDQEGLARLHACRVLVLGRLPGSPEEAARRFYESVVYARTALEHLAPDESDWRHFCLDHLFAHAVQSGHLIEADQLSRQIESLMQQSESSDEADSWSRGISGLRAFVLSLRGQLYESAHLYRQLVQQHSPQHPLTLLARLGQAQILYDWNDLAGAEEQLRLLEEDLGRIQAEGGSDEDDDPRKTFMVPLLSLLAAHMRTLISQARGQLDEACARLRRLLLGIREAFPTTDFHHHLLSDLLVWLARLELARGNIEAARDGLDELGRILGLPAGAPPGEASPSLDSSAQAALAFPASASSALDEAPDSEAEAVPRESGAPGESQPGPLAIARPASNALILEQYQLLSARLLLAEGQLRQARLLLEEVHERARQCGRGRGLLLARLLLARAYAQQRDPVLAGTYLCRALEQGQVEGHRRIFLDEGEPLAVLLRELLPRVRGQILRAYAESLLQDFAAARSQQPPIVTTVEAALPEPFSVQELRVLRLLALGYSNADIARELIVSVNTVRTHVRHIYQKLNVHSRHRAIAAARRYGLL is encoded by the coding sequence TTGCACTGCGGCGAATCACCAACACCGACCCAAACAGCCAGCGAAATCGAAATCGTCTGGTTACCGAAGCAAGAAGACTACGCCCTCCGCCTCAAGCCAGACAACAGGCTGCGGCCCCTACCGCGGCAACAGGAGGAGTGGCGAACCTGGCTAGAGCGTCAGAGCGCCTTCACCTTCAAAGGGCAATGTGGTCGACTGATCGTGCGCCGCGAGACCCGCAAAGGGCGCCCCATCTACTGGTACGCCTTTCGTCACTGCCTGCACCGCACCTTTAAGCAGTACGTCGGCAAAACCGAGGCCATCACGCTCGAGCGTCTGGAAGAAGTCGCCGGCCAGCTAGAGCAGGCCTGTCTCCGCCTGCATGAGTACATGCGGGCGCGCCACGAGCAGAGGCTACGCGAGGCGGGTGAGCCGCTGCTGCTGGCCAAGCTCAGGCCGCCGACGCTGTCTGGCGACCTCATCCGTCGCGAGGCGCTGCTGGCCCTGCTCGACCGAGGAGGCGAGCGGCGGCTGATCCTTCTCTGCGCCCCGGCGGGTAGCGGCAAAACCAGCCTGATTCGCCAGTGGCTGGCCCACCGCCAAGAAGAGGCTGGCGCTGCGGGTGCCTCCCCCGTTGCCTGGCTGACCCTGGACGCCGCCGACAACGACGCGACGCGCTTCTGGCGCTATCTCGTCTCTGCCTGCGCGCCCTGGCTCACGCCTGAAGAGAGCCAGCGCCTCACCCCCGGGCCTTCCAGCGCGCTGGCCGCCAGCCTGGTTGGACTGGCGCCCGTCGGCGTTGCCGCCAGCGCCATCAGCGAGCCACTGACCAGCCAGCTCATCTCGCTGCTCAACCTCCTCAACGAGCGCGAAGCCCGTGGCCTGCTCATCCTCGACAACTACCACCTCATCAACACCGAGGCCATCCATCAGGTCCTGGCCCTCCTCCTCGACCACCTGCCCCCGGGCCTCTGCCTGGTCCTGCTCACGCGCGAAGAGCCGCCGCTGCCGCTGGCCAGCCTGCGCGCCGCCGGTGCCCTGCTAGAGCTACGCGGCCCAGAGCTACGCCTCTCCCAGGCCGAAAGCGCCGCCTTTCTGAGGCCGTACGGACTCAGCACCGAGCAGCTCGAACAGATCGATCAGCTCATCGCCGGCTGGCCGGCTGGTCTCCGCCTGCTCTCCCTCCTGCTGGAGAGCGCCCATCTGGCCGGAGAGCGCGACGGCAGACCGCTGGCCCCGCTGGCCCCCGCCGCCCTGGAGCGCCTCCTGAGCGACTTTCGCGGCAGCCAGCGCCCTCTCTTCGATTACTTCAGCAGCGAAGTCCTGCAGGGTCTGCCGCTGCACCTGCAAGACTTCCTTCTGCGCACCTGCTGGCTCCAGACCCTGCAGCCCGAGCTATGCCGGGCCGTCAGCGGCTACCAGGAGAGCGCCACCCTGCTGGAAGAGCTGGAGCGCAGCGACCTCTTCATCGAGCTGCTTGACCCGGAGAGCCGGACTTACCGCTATTACCCGCTCTTCGCCGAAGCCCTGCAGCACGAAGCCCGGCGCCGTCTGCCGCCCGACGAGGTCCGGGTCATCTACTACCAGGCCAGCCGCTGGTACGCTGATCATGACCAGTTCAACGAGGCCATTGAGCTGGCCCTGCAGGCTGGCATCAGCCAGTGGGCTGCCGACCTCATCGAGCGCCTGACTGTTCCCCTGCGCCTGCGCCTGCAACAAGACGACCAATCCCTGCAGCGTCTGCGGCGCTGGCTGGCGGCCCTGCCCGAAGCGATCACCTGGAGTCGGCCCCAGCTCTGCATTCTCAGTGTCCTGAGCATCCTGGCGACCCTCTTTGAGGAGCGCCGCAGCCAGCGGCGAGAGCGCCACCTGAGTTCCGCCGAAGAGGCGCGCATCAGCGCTCTGCTCAAACGCGCCGAGGAGTTATGGCGCGAGAGCAACGATCAAGAGGGGCTGGCGCGTCTGCACGCCTGTCGCGTCCTCGTGCTGGGGCGTCTGCCCGGTTCGCCCGAGGAGGCCGCCCGGCGCTTCTATGAGAGCGTCGTCTACGCGCGCACCGCCCTGGAGCACCTGGCCCCTGACGAGAGCGACTGGCGTCACTTCTGCCTTGATCATCTCTTTGCCCATGCCGTACAGAGCGGTCACCTCATCGAGGCTGACCAGCTCAGCCGGCAGATAGAGAGCCTCATGCAGCAGAGCGAGAGCAGCGACGAGGCTGACAGCTGGTCGAGAGGCATCAGCGGCCTGCGCGCCTTCGTGCTCAGCCTGCGTGGTCAGCTCTACGAATCCGCCCACCTCTATCGTCAGCTTGTCCAGCAGCACAGCCCACAGCACCCACTGACGTTGCTGGCCCGCCTGGGGCAGGCCCAGATCCTCTACGACTGGAACGACCTGGCTGGCGCCGAAGAGCAGCTTCGCCTGCTGGAGGAAGACCTGGGCCGCATCCAGGCGGAAGGCGGCAGCGACGAGGACGACGACCCGCGCAAGACCTTCATGGTCCCTCTGCTCAGCCTGCTTGCCGCCCACATGCGCACCCTCATCAGCCAGGCCCGCGGTCAGCTCGACGAGGCCTGCGCCCGTCTGCGTCGCCTGTTGCTGGGGATCAGAGAAGCCTTCCCCACCACGGACTTTCATCACCACCTGCTCAGTGACCTGCTGGTCTGGCTGGCGCGCCTGGAGCTGGCACGTGGCAATATCGAGGCAGCCCGCGACGGCCTGGACGAGCTGGGGCGCATCCTCGGGCTGCCCGCTGGCGCCCCGCCTGGAGAAGCCAGCCCATCCCTCGACTCGTCGGCCCAGGCCGCCCTCGCCTTCCCAGCCAGCGCCTCCAGCGCGCTCGATGAAGCCCCCGACAGCGAAGCGGAAGCCGTCCCCCGTGAGAGCGGCGCGCCCGGCGAGAGCCAGCCGGGTCCGCTCGCCATCGCGCGCCCGGCTTCCAACGCCCTCATCCTTGAACAATACCAGCTCCTCAGCGCCCGTCTCCTGCTGGCCGAGGGCCAGCTCCGGCAGGCCCGTCTCCTGCTGGAGGAGGTGCACGAGCGGGCCCGCCAATGCGGACGCGGGCGCGGCCTGCTCCTGGCCCGTCTCCTGCTGGCCCGCGCCTACGCCCAGCAGCGCGACCCCGTCCTGGCCGGGACTTACCTCTGCCGGGCCCTCGAACAAGGGCAGGTCGAGGGCCATCGCCGTATCTTCCTGGACGAAGGCGAACCGCTGGCCGTCCTCCTGCGCGAGCTGCTCCCGCGCGTGCGTGGCCAGATCCTGCGCGCCTACGCCGAGAGCCTCCTGCAGGACTTCGCCGCCGCGCGCAGCCAGCAGCCACCCATCGTCACCACCGTCGAGGCCGCCCTGCCCGAGCCGTTCTCGGTCCAGGAGCTGCGGGTCCTGCGTCTGCTGGCCCTCGGCTACAGCAACGCCGACATCGCCCGCGAACTCATCGTCTCGGTCAACACCGTGCGCACCCACGTTCGCCACATCTATCAAAAGCTCAACGTCCACAGCCGCCACCGCGCCATCGCTGCTGCCCGCCGCTACGGCCTTCTCTAG
- a CDS encoding protein kinase domain-containing protein: MIDYAGQQLGNYRLLKVLGSGGFARVYLGEHIYLKTPAAIKVLQTRLTQDALNQFLAEARTIARLSHPNIIRVLEFGIQDETPYLVMNYAPYGSLRQRHPTGSVLTPGRVLSYVRQMAAALQYAHERQIIHRDVKPENMLLGDNFVLLLSDFGIAMRAPGAGVTRTPYAPPNAAGTTTYMAPEQIDGAPTPASDQYALGVVVYEWLCGSPPFVGGEMLVALQHLQAPPPPLREKQPALSPAIEMVVLKALAKDPRERFASVADFARALEAAFAQAADEPTVEVPAARLMVSAPAAPAEAEPWRPGRPLLLPARLASATETGPQPAQPAALLARAGRSESAESSASEARADSPAAAAAASAEATSVEAAAPSLAGVEAEAETANASAGASRPRSALLPAVPVTPAPPSLSPRRSLRWLQAALKALPLGKPLPEAQPLSRRQALLRIGALALLSAATGDLAVSALEEQLASLGSLLGRPPAPASRPRPTATAQARPSPSPTRQPASPTPQAQATAQALIMGINSRPALASWGVRQLDLFIRAADNTLWHRHFDGHWRAWERLTGSLAFDPVAVAWGPERFDLFVRGVDNSLLHCWFDGSWHDWENLGGSLTSNPAVASWGAGRLDVFARGVDNALWHKWYDGLWHDWESLGGVITSAPAAVSWGPGRLDVFARGGDNALWHRAFGTSWGPWEPLGGSFIYDPTVASWGAGRLDVFACSPAGSLLHLAYDGSWHPWESFGGHLASSPTAISWGPAYIDVFARTDTNALQHLWFDGSWHPWTVLN, from the coding sequence ATGATAGACTATGCAGGGCAACAACTCGGTAACTACCGTCTGCTCAAGGTGCTTGGCAGCGGTGGCTTTGCCCGCGTCTACCTGGGCGAGCACATCTATCTCAAGACACCAGCAGCGATCAAGGTGTTGCAGACGCGCCTGACACAGGACGCTCTCAATCAATTCCTGGCCGAGGCGCGCACAATCGCGCGTCTCTCGCATCCGAATATCATCCGCGTCCTGGAATTCGGCATTCAAGATGAGACACCCTATCTGGTCATGAACTACGCCCCCTACGGCTCACTGCGCCAGCGCCATCCCACTGGCAGTGTCCTGACACCGGGGCGCGTCCTCTCCTACGTGCGTCAGATGGCAGCGGCCCTGCAGTATGCGCACGAGCGCCAGATTATCCATCGCGATGTCAAGCCTGAGAATATGCTGCTCGGCGACAACTTTGTGCTCCTGCTGAGCGACTTTGGCATCGCCATGCGTGCGCCAGGGGCCGGCGTGACGCGCACGCCGTACGCTCCGCCCAATGCCGCCGGCACCACGACCTATATGGCGCCGGAGCAGATCGATGGAGCGCCAACGCCAGCCAGCGATCAATATGCCCTGGGCGTGGTCGTCTACGAGTGGCTCTGCGGCAGTCCGCCTTTTGTGGGGGGTGAGATGCTCGTCGCCCTGCAACATCTGCAGGCGCCCCCGCCGCCGCTACGCGAGAAGCAGCCTGCCCTCTCTCCGGCCATCGAGATGGTTGTCCTCAAAGCCCTGGCCAAAGACCCGCGCGAGCGCTTTGCCAGCGTCGCTGACTTTGCCCGCGCCCTGGAGGCCGCTTTCGCTCAGGCCGCCGATGAACCAACTGTTGAGGTTCCGGCGGCTCGCCTGATGGTCTCCGCTCCCGCCGCGCCAGCAGAGGCGGAGCCGTGGCGCCCAGGCAGGCCGCTGCTCTTGCCCGCGCGCCTGGCCTCGGCTACTGAAACGGGACCTCAGCCAGCTCAGCCCGCCGCTCTGCTGGCGCGTGCCGGGCGCTCGGAAAGCGCGGAGTCCTCCGCCTCCGAAGCTCGCGCAGACAGCCCTGCAGCCGCAGCCGCAGCCTCAGCCGAGGCGACTTCGGTTGAGGCTGCGGCGCCATCCCTCGCTGGCGTCGAGGCCGAGGCCGAGACTGCCAATGCCAGTGCAGGCGCCAGCAGGCCGCGCTCGGCCCTGCTCCCGGCGGTGCCAGTGACTCCCGCTCCTCCCTCTCTCTCGCCACGGCGCTCGCTTCGCTGGCTCCAGGCCGCGCTGAAGGCGCTGCCCCTTGGCAAGCCCCTGCCGGAGGCGCAGCCGCTCTCTCGCCGTCAGGCCCTGCTCAGAATCGGAGCCCTGGCCCTGCTCAGCGCCGCGACCGGCGATCTCGCCGTGAGCGCCCTGGAGGAGCAACTTGCCTCCCTGGGCAGCCTGCTGGGACGGCCTCCGGCGCCCGCCTCTCGCCCGCGTCCTACGGCCACCGCCCAGGCCAGGCCCTCACCCTCGCCTACCCGGCAGCCGGCCAGCCCAACCCCACAGGCCCAGGCGACCGCCCAGGCCCTCATCATGGGCATTAACAGCCGTCCCGCCCTGGCCTCCTGGGGCGTCCGCCAGCTCGACCTCTTCATCCGCGCCGCCGACAATACACTCTGGCATCGCCATTTCGATGGGCACTGGCGCGCCTGGGAGCGGCTCACTGGCTCACTGGCCTTCGATCCCGTGGCCGTGGCCTGGGGCCCTGAGCGCTTCGATCTCTTCGTGCGCGGCGTCGACAATAGCCTGCTGCATTGCTGGTTTGATGGCTCCTGGCACGATTGGGAGAACCTGGGCGGCTCCCTGACCTCGAATCCGGCTGTGGCCTCCTGGGGCGCCGGTCGCCTGGATGTCTTCGCCCGCGGCGTCGATAACGCCCTCTGGCATAAGTGGTACGACGGCCTCTGGCATGACTGGGAGTCGCTGGGCGGCGTCATCACCTCGGCCCCGGCAGCCGTCTCCTGGGGCCCGGGCCGCCTGGATGTCTTCGCCCGCGGCGGCGATAACGCCCTCTGGCATCGCGCCTTTGGCACGAGCTGGGGGCCGTGGGAACCCCTCGGCGGCAGCTTCATCTACGATCCGACCGTGGCCTCCTGGGGAGCTGGCCGCCTGGATGTCTTCGCCTGCTCGCCCGCCGGCTCGCTTCTGCACCTGGCCTACGACGGCAGCTGGCACCCCTGGGAGTCCTTCGGCGGACACCTGGCCTCATCGCCAACCGCCATCTCCTGGGGCCCTGCCTACATCGATGTATTTGCTCGTACCGACACAAATGCCCTGCAGCACCTGTGGTTTGACGGCAGCTGGCACCCCTGGACAGTGCTCAACTAA
- a CDS encoding helix-turn-helix domain-containing protein: protein MYRLRVKEVIEEQGKTVGWVARKAGLSDSVVRRMVKDPGYMPQVNTIMQVARVLKCRVEDLVEYIPDEHEEE from the coding sequence ATGTACCGATTGCGGGTTAAAGAAGTCATCGAGGAGCAAGGCAAGACAGTGGGATGGGTTGCAAGAAAGGCAGGGTTGTCCGATTCCGTAGTCCGAAGAATGGTTAAAGATCCTGGCTACATGCCGCAGGTGAATACCATCATGCAAGTAGCCCGGGTGCTTAAGTGTCGAGTTGAAGACCTCGTCGAGTACATCCCCGATGAGCACGAGGAAGAGTAG